A genomic segment from Methanoplanus limicola DSM 2279 encodes:
- a CDS encoding DUF1788 domain-containing protein, protein MNIESRIELLKKEIIKDDFLQGRGLGNEVPFWIFDYPPESELLIRHSMEKIGDILDNNSIGYIEIDLYEMCLETINKKIRPEKLIDFEAKKGSDELLKKLKIILKPDTVKQILKERIESDGNVKIIFLTGIGKAWPLIRSHSILNNLQPVTGNIPLVAFYPGEYRNYELSLFGRFKDANYYRAFRMINENTA, encoded by the coding sequence ATGAATATTGAGAGCCGGATTGAACTGCTGAAAAAAGAGATCATTAAGGATGATTTTCTACAGGGGCGGGGACTTGGCAACGAAGTTCCTTTCTGGATTTTTGATTACCCGCCTGAGAGTGAACTGCTTATCCGGCATTCAATGGAGAAGATCGGAGATATACTGGATAACAATTCCATTGGCTATATTGAGATTGATCTCTATGAGATGTGCCTTGAGACGATAAACAAAAAGATCAGACCGGAAAAACTGATTGATTTTGAAGCAAAGAAAGGTTCTGATGAACTGCTTAAAAAACTTAAAATTATTCTGAAACCCGATACCGTCAAACAGATTCTAAAAGAAAGAATTGAATCTGACGGCAATGTGAAGATAATATTTCTGACAGGAATCGGCAAGGCCTGGCCACTGATACGTTCACATTCAATTCTCAATAACTTACAGCCGGTAACAGGCAATATTCCTCTTGTGGCATTTTATCCTGGGGAATACAGAAATTATGAATTAAGCCTGTTCGGAAG